A window of Cyanobacteria bacterium GSL.Bin1 genomic DNA:
AGGCTTATGATTTGCTAAAAAATGCGCTGGGACTGAATCATGAGCAATTGAGCGAAGTATTTGCCCAGTGGAATCAAACCGAGGAACTCAACTCCTTTTTAATTGAAATTAGTGCGGAAATCTTTAAGAAAATTGATCCCGAAACGAATCTTCCTTTGGTTGATGTCATTCTTGATTCAGCTGGACAAAAGGGAACCGGACGTTGGACAGTGGTCAGTTCTCTGGAGTTAGGGATTCCCATTCCGACAATTTATGCTGCGGTTAATGCCCGAGTCATTTCTTCTTTTAAAGAAGAGCGCACTGCCGCTAATAAACAACTAGCGGGTCCTAAGAATAAGTATGACGGAGATACACAAGCCTTTATTAATAAAATTCGCGATGCCCTTTATTGCTCAAAAATGTGTTCTTATGCGCAAGGTATGGCATTGATGGGGAAAGCGTCAGAAGAATTTGGCTTTAACTTAAATCTGAGCGAAATTGCTCGCATCTGGAAAGGAGGTTGTATTATTCGCGCTGGCTTCTTAGATAAAATTAAGGCAGCGTTCAAGGAAAACCCGAAACTCCCCAATTTATTACTAGCTCCGGAGTTTAAACAAACTATTTTAGACCGCCAAGACGCTTGGCGAGAAGTACTAGCCGTTTCTAATCAGTTAGGCATTCCGGTTCCGGCCTTTAGTGCCTCTTTAGATTATTTTGATAGTTATCGGCGCGATCGGCTACCGCAGAATCTGACACAAGCGCAGCGCGATTTCTTTGGGGCTCATACCTACGAACGAACGGATAAACCGCGGGGTGAGTTTTTCCATACCGAATGGATGGACAATCAGTAATCAATTTTTGACTCCCCTGGTGGGGAGTTTTTTGAACGTTGCGAGTGCTTAAAAAATTTCAGGTTGTGATTACTTGTCGTCCGTGTTGAGCTCAGATAACTGATCTAGTAGGGTTTTAAGTATCGATCATTTTATTAGCAAAGCTAACTGGGAAGCGTCAAAGGGAAATGAGCACCGTTTGCAACTTATGAATAAGTGCAATCAGACGAGAATCAGGAATAATTTCACTTTGATCATCGATGATTCTGGGCATCGAAAAAGCGGTACGACCCCGCGCCATTGATCCCATACAGGAAGGAATCTCCCCCAAATGCTAAATGCGCCCGGGAGATTGGATCGTACTCTTGGTAGTGACGTACTCCCGACGCTTATCCTGCGGATAAAGCGCGGGCTTCTCCAGTCTTTCGACCTTCGCGTTTTATAGTGAGGCGGACGCCCAACCCCACTTCCTTAATTAAAATTCCTGAGTTT
This region includes:
- the gnd gene encoding decarboxylating NADP(+)-dependent phosphogluconate dehydrogenase, with product MTQPSFGVIGLAVMGENLALNVESRGFPVAVYNRTAEKTKTFMAQRAQGKNVTDTYTIEEFVKALAPPRKILVMVKAGKAVDAVISQLKPLLAEGDMIIDGGNSLYEDTQRRTEELEAVGLGFMGMGVSGGEEGALHGPSLMPGGTPEAYNKVEPIVTKIAAQVDDGPCVTYIGPGGAGHYVKMVHNGIEYGDMQLIAEAYDLLKNALGLNHEQLSEVFAQWNQTEELNSFLIEISAEIFKKIDPETNLPLVDVILDSAGQKGTGRWTVVSSLELGIPIPTIYAAVNARVISSFKEERTAANKQLAGPKNKYDGDTQAFINKIRDALYCSKMCSYAQGMALMGKASEEFGFNLNLSEIARIWKGGCIIRAGFLDKIKAAFKENPKLPNLLLAPEFKQTILDRQDAWREVLAVSNQLGIPVPAFSASLDYFDSYRRDRLPQNLTQAQRDFFGAHTYERTDKPRGEFFHTEWMDNQ